From the genome of Anaerolineales bacterium:
AAGGAGTGGCTTTATTCATGGGAAAACGTACGATCGTCGTCGCCAACGGCGTCATCGCAGAACCCGAAAGAATCCGGGCGCGTGCAGAAGCGTTGGACGACGCACAGGTCATCGCCGTGGACGGCGGCAGTAAGAACTGCAAGCTGCTGGGTCTGGATTACGACGTCGTACTCGGCGACCTCGATTCACTGGAAAACGAAGAGCGCGAATCGCTGCGCAAATCCGGCGTGAAAGTCGATAGCTTTCCCACACTCAAGGATGAGACCGATCTGGAGCTGGCGCTGCTCCACGCCGTCGATCGGGGGGCGCAAGAAATATACATTCTCGGCGCCGTGGGCGGCCGCCTGGACATGACCCTGTCCAACATCTACCTGCTTGCTCATCCGCGTCTGCAGGGCTTGAAAGTACGCATCTGGCACGGCGAGCAAACGGCATGGTTGATCCGCCCACCGGGCGGCGATGTCGATGGCCGGCAGGGAGATACGCTTAGTTTGATTCCCATCGGCTCCGCAGCAAGAGGGATCACGACGCACAACCTATCTACAGCCTGGATGGGGACGAGCTGATTCTCGGCCCGGCGCGCGGCGTCAGCAACGTACTGAAAGAATCCCCTGCGCGCATAATGCTGCAGCAGGGATTGCTGCTGGCGGTGCATACACCGGGCCGAGCCTGAACCGCTTCCGCTTTGTCCGGGAAGCGTATGAGGAGAAAACGAAATGGAAATGGATGAGAACCGAACCGTCAACGTGTCCGTTCAGGTGCTGCCGCTCACCGAGGACGCATTTCCGATCGTCGATCACGCCATCGAAGCGATCGCCGCACAGGGAGTCCGATACGAAGTGACCCCCATGGAGACGGTGATGGAAGGCCAATTGGACGAATTGCTGGCGGCTGCCAAAGCGGCGCATCTGGCTTGTTTCGAAGCCGGTGCGCAAAAGGTGGTGACGCTGATCAAGATCGGGGACAGCGTCCACGGCACGACCATCGAAGAGAAAGTGGGCAAGTACCGTACGAAAAATGAGTGAGTCAAACGCTGCCCCGATGAAAAGGGACAAACCACGCATCCGCTCGCGCTGGGCAGGCGAGATATTCCCTGCGCTGCTGCTGATCGCTTTCGTACTGCTGTGCTGGCAGGTCGTCGCCGCCCGAAGCGGTTTATCGGCCTTCATCCTGCCCTCCCCGCTCCAGGTCATTCAGGCAGGCTGGGAGACGCGCCACATCCTGCTCGCGGCGATCGGGACGACGATGCTCGAGACCGCCATCGGCCTGGCGATCGCCATCCTGTTGGGCATTTTGATCGCCGCAGCGATCGACCTGTCTCCCTTTTTACGCAGAGCGCTCTACCCCATTCTCGTCGCCTCGCAGACGATACAAATCATGGCCATCGCGCCTTTGCTGATCATCTGGTTCGGTTTTGGATTGATGCCCAAGGTGATCATCGTCGTGCTGGTTTGCTTCTTCCCTATGGCGGTCAGCACCGCCGATGGACTGGCGTCCACCGATCCCGATCTGGTTGCACTGCTGCGCGCCATGGGCGCCAGCAGGCGTCAAATCTGGCGCATCGTACGCTTGCCGTCCGCACTGCCTTCCTTTTTCTCCGGTCTACGCGTCGCAGTCACGTACAGCGTCGTCGGTGCCACGATCGGCGAATGGGTGGGCGGTTCGGCGGGGTTGGGCCTGTACATGCTGCGTTCGAAAAACGCCCTGGCGACCGATCAGGTGTTCGTGGCCATCCTGATCACCACGGCGATCAGCATCGGCCTGTTTGCGGCGCTGTACCTGATCGAACGCGCCGTACTTCCCTGGTATCACTCCGCACAGCGCAGCGAACAATGGGAGGATGCGGGAATCTACTGAGATGAATCTTTCCAGGAGGGAACTTCCATGAAAAGAATCTTGACCGTCAGCCTTTCGATCGTGCTCCTCGGCCTTCTCGCGGCATGCAGCGCCGAAGAAACCGCGACCGAGACAACGAGCGTTGCGCCCGATGCGGTCACCTTGATGCTCGATTGGGTGCCGAATACCAACCATACCGGGCTGTTCGTCGCCCAGGCGAACGGCTATTTCGAAGACGAAAATCTGCAGGTCGATATCATCCAACCGGGCGAAGTCTACGCCGAGCAAGCCGTTGCCAGCGGCGCCGCCGATTTCGGTGTAAGTTTCCAGGAACAGATCACCCTCGCCAGAGCGGACGACGTGCCCATCGTCTCCATCGCCGCCATCATCCAACACAACACCTCCGGATTTGCTTCTCGCGGTGAACTCCAGGTCAGATCCCCCGCTGACTGGGCCGGACTGACCTACGGATCCTACGGCAGTCCGTTCGAAGAGCCCACCTTGCGCGTCTTGATGGCCTGCGCCGGTGGAGATTACGAGGCGCTGAACATCGTCGATACGGGATTCGCCGATCCCTTGGCCCTGCTCGACGAGCAACAGATCGACCTGGCCTGGATCTTTTACGCCTGGCAAGGCATCCAGGCCGAAGAAGAGAACATCGACTTGAACGTGATCATGATGCAGGACTGGTTCGATTGCATTCCGGATTATTACACGCCGGTGCTCATTACCAGCGAGCAGACGATTGCAGACCGTCCGCAGATCGTATACCGCTTTCTCCGTGCCGTCTCGCGCGGCTATCAACTCGCGATTGAAAACCCGGACGAGGCGGCGGCAATCTTGCTCGGCGCCGTTCCGGAACTCGACAGTGAACTGGTGTACGCCAGTCAGGCGTGGATCTCGCCACGCTACCAGGCTGAGGCTGCCCGCTGGGGCGAGCAGTCGCTGGTCGTCTGGCAGGGGTACTCGAACTGGATGCTCGAAAACGGCATCCTCGCCGAAGGGATGGATGCGGAAGCCGCATTCACCAATGCGTTCCTTCCTTGAGCATGACCTGGCGGACCTTGAGATCAAAGGATGACGATGCCGACGGCAAAAGTCGAACTTCGCAACGTCAGTAAGACCTTCAACGCCAATGGCAGGACCATACGTGCGCTGGAGAATCTTTCTTTCGAGGTGCATCCCGGCGAATTCGTGACCATCATCGGACCTTCGGGAAGCGGCAAGAGCACGATCTTCAATCTCATCGTCGGACTGCTCGAACCGGACTCAGGAGAGATATGCATCGACGGGGAGACCTGTAAAAAGCGGACCGGCCGCGTGGGCTACATGCCCCAGCGCGATCTTCTGCTTCCCTGGCGCAGCGTTCTCGACAACGTCATCCTCCCACAGGAACTGCTGGGCATCCCGGCGGAAAGCGCCCGTTCGAAAGCGGAGCAGCTTCTGCCCCTCTTCGGACTGGCGGAGTTCCGCGCCGCCTACCCCAGTGAACTCTCCGGCGGGATGCGGCAGCGCGCCGCACTGCTGCGCACGATGTTGACCGAACGTGATGTCCTCCTGCTCGACGAACCCTTCGGTGCACTCGACGCGCTGACGCGGCGCGAGCTGCAGGACTGGCTGCTCGACATCTGGCGCCGCTTCGAGAAGACGATCATCTTCATCACCCACGACGTCGACGAAGCGCTGTACCTCGGGGATCGGGTTCTCGTGCTCAGCGCCCGGCCGGGAACGATCCTGCGTTCCAGCAAAGTGAATCTTCCCCGGCCCAGACGGCAGGGGATGATCGCCACACCGGCCTTCGGTAAACAAATCGCTGAATTATTGGAAGCGCTGGGGATCAGCGTATGAAACCCATTCCCCAGGAAGTTCGACCGTCGGCCGGAGATTCAGTAACGGTACACAAACTCGACGCAGATGGAATCGAGGCCTGGCGCTATACGGGCGAAGTGCTGCGTACGGACTCGGCGAGCGTCACCCTCGTGGCGGCGTTCGACCGGGAGGATCGATCTCTGGGCGGCATCGAACTGCAGCGCGGTGACCGCTTCGTGGAGACTTTCTACGCCGATCGGTGGTACAACGTATTCCGGATTCACGACGGCCGAGACGGGCGCTTGAAAGGTTGGTACTGCAACGTCACCCGCCCGGCGAAAATCGAACCGGGGCATATTTATGCCGACGATCTGGCGCTCGATCTGGTCGTACTTCCGAACGGTGAATGCCAGGTGTTGGACGAGGAGGAATTTGAAGCGCTGCAACTGACGCCGGAGGAACGCGAGATGGGGCTCCAGGCTTTAGAGGAACTCAAAACGTTCGCGAGTAGTCACTCTGCACCATTCGATATTAATTTCTGAACGTTGAAATGGATCATCTCACGCTAGATCTGCGATGCACGTTAACCCCAAACCGAGGAGGCACAGAGAAACCATGGAGTAATTCTTCGAGGCCAGATCGGCCTAACGTTTCGATCCCAGCCTGATTTTTACGGACTGCATCGAGAACGGCACCGCGTCGCTGCTGCTAGACAGGCCTGCCCTTCCGGCTGAATTCTTCGATTTGAGCAGCGGACTTGCAGGTGAGCTGCTGCACAAACTGTCTGTTTATCACATGCGTATGGCAGCCGTAATACCCGATTTGACGGCTCACTTTGTGAATCTTCAGGCGTTTGCATCTGAAGTAAATCGGGGAGGGCAGATTCGATTTTTTCCCACTCGTCGGGAAGCAATCGATTGGCTTGAGTATATCTGAGCTGTGAAAGACCGGGTTGCTTTCGTATCAAGCCGGCAAATAAGAGAAACAACAAGCGTAAATTCAGCGCAAACAGTTGCTCCGCTTGAAGCACTCAAGGGAAGGATTACGTTATGATTCTGATACCCACTATCGTCCTTTGTGTCTTGTTTCTAACCCTGTCTTCCATTCACCTCTACTGGGTTTTCGGAGGTAG
Proteins encoded in this window:
- a CDS encoding DUF402 domain-containing protein gives rise to the protein MKPIPQEVRPSAGDSVTVHKLDADGIEAWRYTGEVLRTDSASVTLVAAFDREDRSLGGIELQRGDRFVETFYADRWYNVFRIHDGRDGRLKGWYCNVTRPAKIEPGHIYADDLALDLVVLPNGECQVLDEEEFEALQLTPEEREMGLQALEELKTFASSHSAPFDINF
- a CDS encoding ABC transporter permease — translated: MSESNAAPMKRDKPRIRSRWAGEIFPALLLIAFVLLCWQVVAARSGLSAFILPSPLQVIQAGWETRHILLAAIGTTMLETAIGLAIAILLGILIAAAIDLSPFLRRALYPILVASQTIQIMAIAPLLIIWFGFGLMPKVIIVVLVCFFPMAVSTADGLASTDPDLVALLRAMGASRRQIWRIVRLPSALPSFFSGLRVAVTYSVVGATIGEWVGGSAGLGLYMLRSKNALATDQVFVAILITTAISIGLFAALYLIERAVLPWYHSAQRSEQWEDAGIY
- a CDS encoding ABC transporter ATP-binding protein — its product is MPTAKVELRNVSKTFNANGRTIRALENLSFEVHPGEFVTIIGPSGSGKSTIFNLIVGLLEPDSGEICIDGETCKKRTGRVGYMPQRDLLLPWRSVLDNVILPQELLGIPAESARSKAEQLLPLFGLAEFRAAYPSELSGGMRQRAALLRTMLTERDVLLLDEPFGALDALTRRELQDWLLDIWRRFEKTIIFITHDVDEALYLGDRVLVLSARPGTILRSSKVNLPRPRRQGMIATPAFGKQIAELLEALGISV
- a CDS encoding thiamine-binding protein — encoded protein: MDENRTVNVSVQVLPLTEDAFPIVDHAIEAIAAQGVRYEVTPMETVMEGQLDELLAAAKAAHLACFEAGAQKVVTLIKIGDSVHGTTIEEKVGKYRTKNE
- a CDS encoding ABC transporter substrate-binding protein — protein: MKRILTVSLSIVLLGLLAACSAEETATETTSVAPDAVTLMLDWVPNTNHTGLFVAQANGYFEDENLQVDIIQPGEVYAEQAVASGAADFGVSFQEQITLARADDVPIVSIAAIIQHNTSGFASRGELQVRSPADWAGLTYGSYGSPFEEPTLRVLMACAGGDYEALNIVDTGFADPLALLDEQQIDLAWIFYAWQGIQAEEENIDLNVIMMQDWFDCIPDYYTPVLITSEQTIADRPQIVYRFLRAVSRGYQLAIENPDEAAAILLGAVPELDSELVYASQAWISPRYQAEAARWGEQSLVVWQGYSNWMLENGILAEGMDAEAAFTNAFLP
- a CDS encoding thiamine diphosphokinase, with protein sequence MGKRTIVVANGVIAEPERIRARAEALDDAQVIAVDGGSKNCKLLGLDYDVVLGDLDSLENEERESLRKSGVKVDSFPTLKDETDLELALLHAVDRGAQEIYILGAVGGRLDMTLSNIYLLAHPRLQGLKVRIWHGEQTAWLIRPPGGDVDGRQGDTLSLIPIGSAARGITTHNLSTAWMGTS